In Nasonia vitripennis strain AsymCx chromosome 2, Nvit_psr_1.1, whole genome shotgun sequence, a genomic segment contains:
- the LOC100120806 gene encoding serine-rich adhesin for platelets-like isoform X1, translating to MMLGTKAVTYCCIILFCATGSMANKSWISSKLIRDHSREQECPPEGESGILITFPHETICNKFYACIYGMKFISNCPKYLRYNIITGLCDLPLGTGCPTPTILPTSTTLKVSESPSTAISSSTVSSSVSSTTTKKETTTSEESTVEITESTSVATSPSTVSSNVSTSKTQEETTTPEVSTVEITVSTSAATTLGMASSSVSISTTEEETTSSEVSTVEITESTSAATSPSTASSTISTSTTDEELTTSEVSTVEINESSSAVTSPSTASSTISTSTTEEESTTLEVSTVEITESTSADTWPSTASSTISTSTTVEETTTPEVSTVEITEPTSAPTSPSTASSSISTSTTEKEPTTPEVSTVEITEPTSAPTSPSTASNTISTSTTEKKPTTPEVSTVEITEPTSAPTSPSTASSSISASTTEEETTTQEVSTVEITVSTSAATTPGMASSSVSISTTEEETTSSEVSTVEITESTSAATSPSTASSTISTSTTDEELTTSEVSTVEINESSSAVTSPSTASSTISTSTTEEESTTLEVSTVEITESTSADTWPSTATSTISTSTTVEETTTPEVTTVEITEPTSAPTSPSTASSSISTSTVDEETTTSEVSTVEINESSSADTSPSTASSSVSISTTEEETTSSEVSTVEITESTSAATSPSTASSSISTSTTEEETTTQEVSTVEINESSSADTSPSTASSTISTSTTVEETTTSEVSTVEINASSSAVTSPSTASSTISTSTTEEETTTSEVSTVEINESSSADTSPSTASSSVSISTTEEETTTPEVSTVEINEPTSAPTSPSTASSSISTSTTEKEPTTPEVSTVEITEPTSAPTSPSTASNTISTSTTEKKPTTPEVSTVEITEPTSAPTSPSTASSSISASTTEEETTTQEVSTVEITVSTSAATTPGMASSSVSISTTEEETTSSEVSTVEITESTSAATSPSTASSTISTSTTDEELTTSEVSTVEINESSSAVTSPSTASSTISTSTTEEESTTLEVSTVEITESTSADTWPSTATSTISTSTTVEETTTPEVTTVEITEPTSAPTSPSTASSSISTSTVDEETTTSEVSTVEINESSSADTSPSTASSSVSISTTEEETTSSEVSTVEITESTSAATSPSTASSSISTSTTEEETTTQEVSTVEINESSSADTSPSTASSTISTSTTVEETTTSEVSTVEINASSSAVTSPSTASSTISTSTTEEETTTSEVSTVEINESSSADTSPSTASSSVSISTTEEETTTPEVSTVEINESSSADTSPSTASSTISTSTTEEETTTSEVSTVEINESSSADTSPSTASSTISTSTTVEETTTPEVSTVEITEPTSAPTSPSTASSSISTSTTEEETTTPEVSTVEITESTSAATSPSTASSTISTSTTVEETTTPEVSTVEITEPTSAPTSPSTALSSISASTTEEETTTQEVSTVEITVSTSAATTPGTASSSVSISTTEEETTSSEVSTVEITESTSAATSPSTASSSISTSTTEEETTTPEVSTVEINESSSAVTSPSTASSTISTSTTEEESTTLEVSTVEITESTSADTWPSTATSTISTSTTVEETTTPEVTTVEITEPTSAPTSPSTASSSISTSTVDEETTTSEVSTVEINESSSADTSPSTASSSVSISTTEEETTSSEVSTVEITESTSAATSPSTASSSISTSTTEEETTTQEVSTVEINESSSADTSPSTASSTISTSTTVEETTTSEVSTVEINASSSAVTSPSTASSTISTSTTEEETTTSEVSTVEINESSSAATSPRTASSTISTSTTEKETTTPEVSTVEITESTSAATSPSTASSSISTSTTEKEPTTPEVSTVEITESTSAATSPSTASSTISTTTTEKETTTPEVTTVEITEQTSAATLPSTASSTISTSTTEEETTTSEVSTVEINESSSAATSPSTASSTISTSTTEKETTTPEVSTVEITESTSAATSPSTASSSISTSTTEEETTTPEVSTVEITESTSAATLPSTASSTISTSTTEEETTTSEVSTVEINESSSAATSPSTASSTISTSTTEKETTTPEVSTVEITESTSAATSPSTASSSISTSTTEEETTTPEVSTVEITESTSAATSPSTASSTISTTTTEKETTTPEVTTVEITEQTSAATLPSTASSTISTSTTEEETTTSEVSTVEINESSSAATSPSTASSTISTSTTEKETTTPEVSTVEITESTSAATLPSTASSTISTSTTEEETTTSEVSTVEINESSSAATSPSTASSSISTSTTEEETTTPEVSTVEITESTSAATSPSTASSSISTLTTEEETTTPEVSTVEITESTSAATSPSTASSTISTTTTEKETTTPEVTTVEIAEQTSAATLPSTASSTISTSTTEEETTTSEVSTVEINESSSDATSPSTASSTISTLTTEKETTTPEVSTVEITESTSAATSPSTASSSISTSTTEEETTTPEVSTVEITESTYAATSPSTASSTTSTSTTEEESTTLEVSTVEITESTSAATSPSTASSSISTSTTEEETTTPEVSTVEITESTSAATSPSTASSTISTSTTVEETTTSEVSTVEINASSSAVTSPSTASSTISTSTTEEETTTPEVTTVEITEQTSAATLPSTASSTISTSTTEEETTTSEVSTVEINESSSAATSPSTASSTISTTTTEKETTTPEVTTVEITEQTSAATLPSTASSTISTSTTEEETTTPEVSTVEITESTSAATSPSTASSTISTTTTEKETTTPEVTTVEITEQTSAATLPSTASSTISTSTTEEETTTSEVSTVEINESSSAATSPSTASSTISTSTTEKETTTPEVSTVEITESTSAATSPSTASSSISTSTTEEETTTPEVSTVEITESTSAATSPSTASSTISTTTTEKETTTPEVTTVEITEQTSAATLPSTASSTISTSTTEEETTTSEVSTVEINESSSAATSPSTASSTISTSTTEKETTTPEVSTVEITESTSAATSPSTASSSISTSTTEEETTTPEVSTVEITESTSAATSPSTASSTISTTTTEKETTTPEVTTVEITEQTSAATLPSTASSTISTSTTEEETTTSEVSTVEINESSSAATSPSTASSTISTSTTEKETTTPEVSTVEITESTSAATSPSTASSSISTSTTEEETTTPEVSTVEITESTYAATSPSTASSTISTSTTEEESTTLELSTVEITESTSAATSPSTASSSISTSTTEEETTTPEVSTVEITESTYAATSPSTASSTTSTSTTEEESTTLEVSTVEITESTSAATSPSTASSSISTSTTEEETTTPEVSTVEITESTSAATSPSTASSTISTTTTEKETTTPELTTVEITEQTSAATLPSTASSTISTSTTEEETTTSEVSTVEINESSSAATSPSTASSTISTSTTEKETTTPEVSTVEITESTSAATSPSTASSSISTSTTEEETTTPEVSTVEITESTYAATSPSTASSTISTSTTEEESTTLEVSTVEITESTYAATSPSTASSSISTSTTDEETTTSVVSTVEITESTSAATSPSTVLSSVLTSTTEEQSSTSEVGSTEVTDSTVINVSGSSSLGTSPEADESTVSPNSSIGTTLSASTEKTTPLFPESTTGGTSGEYPSCANINTSEPVYFPHPKVCSKFYECCNGVLTLKKCPNGLHFNPSTRACGYPQNAGCLKETTIATEPTSVVTPATPVSSEKTSVSTTPTSRPTTSKITSVAPSKCPATNGEYAVHISHESNCSLFYTCDHGRKILQRCPPGLRFNPFKQVCDWPRNVKCIVLSRF from the exons ATGATGCTCGGAACAAAAG CAGTCACTTACTGTTGCATCATTCTTTTCTGCGCAACTGGTTCTATGGCAAACAAAAGTTGGATAAGCTCTAAATTAATTAGAGACCATAGCAGAGAACAAGAATGTCCACCAGAAGGAGAATCAGGAATATTAATAACGTTCCCGCACGAAACGATATGCAACAAGTTTTATGCGTGCATATACGGAATGAAATTTATATCGAATTGTCCTAAATATTTAAGATATAACATTATAACCGGTCTTTGTGACTTACCGTTAGGAACTGGATGTCCCACACCGACAATACTACCAACATCCACTACACTAAAAGTAAGCGAGTCACCCTCAACTGCTATCTCGTCTAGTACGGTCTCAAGTTCAGTTTCATCGACTACaactaaaaaagaaacaaCTACTTCAGAAGAAAGTACAGTGGAGATTACTGAGTCTACCTCTGTTGCTACCTCGCCTAGCACGGTCTCGAGTAATGTATCAACATCAAAAACTCAAGAGGAAACGACTACTCCGGAAGTAAGTACAGTAGAGATTACAGTATCTACCTCTGCTGCTACTACGCTTGGCATGGCCTCGAGTAGCGTATCAATATCAACAACTGAAGAGGAGACGACTTCTTCAGAAGTAAGCACAGTAGAGATTACAGAGTCTACCTCTGCTGCAACCTCGCCTAGCACGGCCTCGAGTACTATATCAACATCAACAACTGACGAGGAGTTGACTACTTCAGAAGTAAGCACAGTGGAGATTAATGAGTCAAGCTCTGCTGTTACCTCGCCTAGCACGGCCTCGAGTACTATATCAACATCAACAACTGAAGAGGAGTCCACTACTTTAGAAGTAAGCACAGTGGAGATTACTGAGTCTACCTCTGCTGATACCTGGCCTAGCACGGCCTCGAGTACTATATCAACATCAACAACTGTAGAGGAAACGACTACTCCGGAAGTAAGTACAGTAGAGATTACTGAGCCTACATCTGCTCCTACTTCGCCCAGCACGGCCTCTAGTAGTATATCAACATCAACCACTGAAAAGGAACCGACTACTCCGGAAGTAAGTACAGTAGAGATTACTGAGCCTACATCTGCTCCTACTTCGCCCAGCACGGCCTCGAATACTATATCAACATCAACCACTGAAAAGAAACCGACTACTCCGGAAGTAAGTACAGTAGAGATTACTGAGCCTACATCTGCTCCTACTTCGCCCAGCACGGCCTCGAGTAGTATATCAGCATCAACAACTGAAGAGGAAACGACTACTCAGGAAGTGAGCACAGTGGAGATTACAGTGTCTACCTCTGCTGCTACTACGCCTGGCATGGCCTCGAGTAGCGTATCAATATCAACAACTGAAGAGGAGACGACTTCTTCAGAAGTAAGCACAGTAGAGATTACAGAGTCTACCTCTGCTGCAACCTCGCCTAGCACGGCCTCGAGTACTATATCAACATCAACAACTGACGAGGAGTTGACTACTTCAGAAGTAAGCACAGTGGAGATTAATGAGTCAAGCTCTGCTGTTACCTCGCCTAGCACGGCCTCGAGTACTATATCAACATCAACAACTGAAGAGGAGTCCACTACTTTAGAAGTAAGCACAGTGGAGATTACTGAGTCTACCTCTGCTGATACCTGGCCTAGCACGGCCACGAGTACTATATCAACATCAACAACTGTAGAGGAAACGACTACTCCGGAAGTAACTACAGTAGAGATTACTGAGCCTACATCTGCTCCTACTTCGCCCAGCACGGCCTCTAGTAGTATATCAACATCAACAGTTGACGAGGAAACGACTACTTCAGAAGTAAGTACAGTGGAGATTAACGAGTCAAGCTCTGCTGATACCTCGCCTAGCACGGCCTCGAGTAGCGTATCAATATCAACAACTGAAGAGGAGACGACTTCTTCAGAAGTAAGTACAGTAGAGATTACAGAGTCTACCTCTGCTGCTACCTCGCCTAGCACGGCCTCTAGTAGTATATCAACATCAACAACTGAAGAGGAAACGACTACTCAGGAAGTAAGCACAGTGGAGATTAATGAGTCAAGCTCTGCTGATACCTCGCCTAGCACGGCCTCGAGTACTATCTCTACATCAACAACTGTAGAGGAAACGACTACTTCAGAAGTAAGCACAGTGGAGATTAATGCGTCAAGCTCTGCTGTTACCTCGCCTAGCACGGCCTCGAGTACTATATCAACATCAACAACTGAAGAGGAAACAACTACTTCAGAAGTAAGTACAGTGGAGATTAACGAGTCAAGCTCTGCTGATACCTCGCCTAGCACGGCCTCGAGTAGCGTATCAATATCAACAACTGAAGAGGAAACGACTACTCCGGAAGTAAGCACAGTGGAGATTAATGAGCCTACATCTGCTCCTACTTCGCCCAGCACGGCCTCTAGTAGTATATCAACATCAACCACTGAAAAGGAACCGACTACTCCGGAAGTAAGTACAGTAGAGATTACTGAGCCTACATCTGCTCCTACTTCGCCCAGCACGGCCTCGAATACTATATCAACATCAACCACTGAAAAGAAACCGACTACTCCGGAAGTAAGTACAGTAGAGATTACTGAGCCTACATCTGCTCCTACTTCGCCCAGCACGGCCTCGAGTAGTATATCAGCATCAACAACTGAAGAGGAAACGACTACTCAGGAAGTGAGCACAGTGGAGATTACAGTGTCTACCTCTGCTGCTACTACGCCTGGCATGGCCTCGAGTAGCGTATCAATATCAACAACTGAAGAGGAGACGACTTCTTCAGAAGTAAGCACAGTAGAGATTACAGAGTCTACCTCTGCTGCAACCTCGCCTAGCACGGCCTCGAGTACTATATCAACATCAACAACTGACGAGGAGTTGACTACTTCAGAAGTAAGCACAGTGGAGATTAATGAGTCAAGCTCTGCTGTTACCTCGCCTAGCACGGCCTCGAGTACTATATCAACATCAACAACTGAAGAGGAGTCCACTACTTTAGAAGTAAGCACAGTGGAGATTACTGAGTCTACCTCTGCTGATACCTGGCCTAGCACGGCCACGAGTACTATATCAACATCAACAACTGTAGAGGAAACGACTACTCCGGAAGTAACTACAGTAGAGATTACTGAGCCTACATCTGCTCCTACTTCGCCCAGCACGGCCTCTAGTAGTATATCAACATCAACAGTTGACGAGGAAACGACTACTTCAGAAGTAAGTACAGTGGAGATTAACGAGTCAAGCTCTGCTGATACCTCGCCTAGCACGGCCTCGAGTAGCGTATCAATATCAACAACTGAAGAGGAGACGACTTCTTCAGAAGTAAGTACAGTAGAGATTACAGAGTCTACCTCTGCTGCTACCTCGCCTAGCACGGCCTCTAGTAGTATATCAACATCAACAACTGAAGAGGAAACGACTACTCAGGAAGTAAGCACAGTGGAGATTAATGAGTCAAGCTCTGCTGATACCTCGCCTAGCACGGCCTCGAGTACTATCTCTACATCAACAACTGTAGAGGAAACGACTACTTCAGAAGTAAGCACAGTGGAGATTAATGCGTCAAGCTCTGCTGTTACCTCGCCTAGCACGGCCTCGAGTACTATATCAACATCAACAACTGAAGAGGAAACAACTACTTCAGAAGTAAGTACAGTGGAGATTAACGAGTCAAGCTCTGCTGATACCTCGCCTAGCACGGCCTCGAGTAGCGTATCAATATCAACAACTGAAGAGGAAACGACTACTCCGGAAGTAAGCACAGTGGAGATTAATGAGTCAAGCTCTGCTGATACCTCGCCTAGCACGGCATCGAGTACTATATCAACATCAACAACTGAAGAGGAAACGACTACTTCAGAAGTAAGCACAGTGGAGATTAACGAGTCAAGCTCTGCTGATACCTCGCCTAGCACGGCCTCGAGTACTATATCAACATCAACAACTGTAGAGGAAACGACTACTCCGGAAGTAAGTACAGTAGAGATTACTGAGCCTACATCTGCTCCTACTTCGCCCAGCACGGCCTCTAGTAGTATATCAACATCAACAACTGAAGAGGAAACGACTACTCCGGAAGTAAGTACAGTCGAGATTACTGAGTCAACCTCTGCTGCTACCTCGCCTAGCACGGCCTCGAGTACTATATCAACATCAACAACTGTAGAGGAAACGACTACTCCGGAAGTAAGTACAGTAGAGATTACTGAGCCTACATCTGCTCCTACTTCGCCCAGCACGGCCTTGAGTAGTATATCAGCATCAACAACTGAAGAGGAAACGACTACGCAGGAAGTGAGCACAGTGGAGATTACAGTGTCTACCTCTGCTGCTACTACGCCTGGCACGGCCTCGAGTAGCGTATCAATATCAACAACTGAAGAGGAGACGACTTCTTCAGAAGTAAGTACAGTAGAGATTACAGAGTCTACCTCCGCTGCTACCTCGCCTAGCACGGCCTCTAGTAGTATATCAACATCAACAACTGAAGAGGAAACGACTACTCCGGAAGTAAGTACAGTCGAGATTAATGAGTCAAGCTCTGCTGTTACCTCGCCTAGCACGGCCTCGAGTACTATATCAACATCAACAACTGAAGAGGAGTCCACTACTTTAGAAGTAAGCACAGTGGAGATTACTGAGTCTACCTCTGCTGATACCTGGCCTAGCACGGCCACGAGTACTATATCAACATCAACAACTGTAGAGGAAACGACTACTCCGGAAGTAACTACAGTAGAGATTACTGAGCCTACATCTGCTCCTACTTCGCCCAGCACGGCCTCTAGTAGTATATCAACATCAACAGTTGACGAGGAAACGACTACTTCAGAAGTAAGTACAGTGGAGATTAACGAGTCAAGCTCTGCTGATACCTCGCCTAGCACGGCCTCGAGTAGCGTATCAATATCAACAACTGAAGAGGAGACGACTTCTTCAGAAGTAAGTACAGTAGAGATTACAGAGTCTACCTCTGCTGCTACCTCGCCTAGCACGGCCTCTAGTAGTATATCAACATCAACAACTGAAGAGGAAACGACTACTCAGGAAGTAAGCACAGTGGAGATTAATGAGTCAAGCTCTGCTGATACCTCGCCTAGCACGGCCTCGAGTACTATCTCTACATCAACAACTGTAGAGGAAACGACTACTTCAGAAGTAAGCACAGTGGAGATTAATGCGTCAAGCTCTGCTGTTACCTCGCCTAGCACGGCCTCGAGTACTATATCAACATCAACAACTGAAGAGGAAACAACTACTTCAGAAGTAAGTACAGTGGAGATTAACGAGTCAAGCTCTGCTGCTACCTCGCCTAGAACGGCCTCGAGTACTATATCAACCTCAACAACTGAAAAGGAAACGACTACTCCGGAAGTAAGTACAGTGGAGATTACTGAGTCTACCTCTGCTGCTACCTCGCCTAGCACGGCCTCTAGTAGTATATCAACATCAACCACTGAAAAGGAACCGACTACTCCGGAAGTAAGTACAGTAGAGATTACTGAGTCAACCTCTGCTGCTACCTCGCCTAGCACGGCCTCGAGTACTATATCAACCACAACAACTGAAAAGGAAACGACTACTCCGGAAGTAACTACAGTCGAGATTACTGAGCAAACCTCTGCTGCTACTTTGCCTAGCACGGCCTCGAGTACTATATCAACATCAACAACTGAAGAGGAAACGACTACTTCAGAAGTAAGCACAGTGGAGATTAACGAGTCAAGCTCTGCTGCTACCTCGCCTAGCACGGCCTCGAGTACTATATCAACCTCAACAACTGAAAAGGAAACGACTACTCCGGAAGTAAGTACAGTGGAGATTACTGAGTCTACCTCTGCTGCTACCTCGCCTAGCACGGCCTCTAGTAGTATATCAACATCAACAACTGAAGAGGAAACGACTACTCCGGAAGTAAGTACAGTCGAGATTACTGAGTCAACCTCTGCTGCTACTTTGCCTAGCACGGCCTCGAGTACTATATCAACATCAACAACTGAAGAGGAAACGACTACTTCAGAAGTAAGCACAGTGGAGATTAACGAGTCAAGCTCTGCTGCTACCTCGCCTAGCACGGCCTCGAGTACTATATCAACCTCAACAACTGAAAAGGAAACGACTACTCCGGAAGTAAGTACAGTGGAGATTACTGAGTCTACCTCTGCTGCTACCTCGCCTAGCACGGCCTCTAGTAGTATATCAACATCAACAACTGAAGAGGAAACGACTACTCCGGAAGTAAGTACAGTCGAGATTACTGAGTCAACCTCTGCTGCTACCTCGCCTAGCACGGCCTCGAGTACTATATCAACCACAACAACTGAAAAGGAAACGACTACTCCGGAAGTAACTACAGTCGAGATTACTGAGCAAACCTCTGCTGCTACTTTGCCTAGCACGGCCTCGAGTACTATATCAACATCAACAACTGAAGAGGAAACGACTACTTCAGAAGTAAGCACAGTGGAGATTAACGAGTCAAGCTCTGCTGCTACCTCGCCTAGCACGGCCTCGAGTACTATATCAACCTCAACAACTGAAAAGGAAACGACTACTCCGGAAGTAAGTACAGTCGAGATTACTGAGTCTACCTCTGCTGCTACTTTGCCTAGCACGGCCTCGAGTACTATATCAACATCAACAACTGAAGAGGAAACGACTACTTCAGAAGTAAGCACAGTGGAGATTAACGAGTCAAGCTCTGCTGCTACCTCGCCTAGCACGGCCTCTAGTAGTATATCAACATCAACAACTGAAGAGGAAACGACTACTCCGGAAGTAAGTACAGTCGAGATTACTGAGTCAACCTCTGCTGCTACCTCGCCTAGCACGGCCTCTAGTAGTATATCAACATTAACAACTGAAGAGGAAACAACTACTCCGGAAGTAAGTACAGTCGAGATTACTGAGTCAACCTCTGCTGCTACCTCGCCTAGCACGGCCTCGAGTACTATATCAACCACAACAACTGAAAAGGAAACGACTACTCCGGAAGTAACTACAGTCGAGATTGCTGAGCAAACCTCTGCTGCTACTTTGCCTAGCACGGCCTCGAGTACTATATCAACATCAACAACTGAAGAGGAAACGACTACTTCAGAAGTAAGCACAGTGGAGATTAACGAGTCAAGCTCTGATGCTACCTCGCCTAGCACGGCCTCGAGTACTATATCAACCTTAACAACTGAAAAGGAAACGACTACTCCGGAAGTAAGTACAGTGGAGATTACTGAGTCTACCTCTGCTGCTACCTCGCCTAGCACGGCCTCTAGTAGTATATCAACATCAACAACTGAAGAGGAAACGACTACTCCGGAAGTAAGTACAGTCGAGATTACAGAGTCCACCTATGCTGCTACCTCGCCTAGCACGGCCTCTAGTACTACATCAACATCAACAACTGAAGAGGAGTCCACTACTTTAGAAGTAAGTACAGTGGAGATTACTGAGTCTACCTCTGCTGCTACCTCGCCTAGCACGGCCTCTAGTAGTATATCAACATCAACAACTGAAGAGGAAACGACTACTCCGGAAGTAAGTACAGTCGAGATTACTGAGTCAACCTCTGCTGCTACCTCGCCTAGCACGGCCTCGAGTACTATATCTACATCAACAACTGTAGAGGAAACGACTACTTCAGAAGTAAGCACAGTGGAGATTAATGCGTCAAGCTCTGCTGTTACCTCGCCTAGCACGGCCTCGAGTACTATATCAACATCAACAACTGAAGAGGAAACGACTACTCCGGAAGTAACTACAGTCGAGATTACTGAGCAAACCTCTGCTGCTACTTTGCCTAGCACGGCCTCGAGTACTATATCAACATCAACAACTGAAGAGGAAACGACTACTTCAGAAGTAAGCACAGTGGAGATTAACGAGTCAAGCTCTGCTGCTACCTCGCCTAGCACGGCCTCGAGTACTATATCAACCACAACAACTGAAAAGGAAACGACTACTCCGGAAGTAACTACAGTCGAGATTACTGAGCAAACCTCTGCTGCTACTTTGCCTAGCACGGCCTCGAGTACTATATCAACATCAACAACTGAAGAGGAAACGACTACTCCGGAAGTAAGTACAGTCGAGATTACTGAGTCAACCTCTGCTGCTACCTCGCCTAGCACGGCCTCGAGTACTATATCAACCACAACAACTGAAAAGGAAACGACTACTCCGGAAGTAACTACAGTCGAGATTACTGAGCAAACCTCTGCTGCTACTTTGCCTAGCACGGCCTCGAGTACTATATCAACATCAACAACTGAAGAGGAAACGACTACTTCAGAAGTAAGCACAGTGGAGATTAACGAGTCAAGCTCTGCTGCTACCTCGCCTAGCACGGCCTCGAGTACTATATCAACCTCAACAACTGAAAAGGAAACGACTACTCCGGAAGTAAGTACAGTGGAGATTACTGAGTCTACCTCTGCTGCTACCTCGCCTAGCACGGCCTCTAGTAGTATATCAACATCAACAACTGAAGAGGAAACGACTACTCCGGAAGTAAGTACAGTCGAGATTACTGAGTCAACCTCTGCTGCTACCTCGCCTAGCACGGCCTCGAGTACTATATCAACCACAACAACTGAAAAGGAAACGACTACTCCGGAAGTAACTACAGTCGAGATTACTGAGCAAACCTCTGCTGCTACTTTGCCTAGCACGGCCTCGAGTACTATATCAACATCAACAACTGAAGAGGAAACGACTACTTCAGAAGTAAGCACAGTGGAGATTAACGAGTCAAGCTCTGCTGCTACCTCGCCTAGCACGGCCTCGAGTACTATATCAACCTCAACAACTGAAAAGGAAACGACTACTCCGGAAGTAAGTACAGTGGAGATTACTGAGTCTACCTCTGCTGCTACCTCGCCTAGCACGGCCTCTAGTAGTATATCAACATCAACAACTGAAGAGGAAACGACTACTCCGGAAGTAAGTACAGTCGAGATTACTGAGTCAACCTCTGCTGCTACCTCGCCTAGCACGGCCTCGAGTACTATATCAACCACAACAACTGAAAAGGAAACGACTACTCCGGAAGTAACTACAGTCGAGATTACTGAGCAAACCTCTGCTGCTACTTTGCCTAGCACGGCCTCGAGTACTATATCAACATCAACAACTGAAGAGGAAACGACTACTTCAGAAGTAAGCACAGTGGAGATTAACGAGTCAAGCTCTGCTGCTACCTCGCCTAGCACGGCCTCGAGTACTATATCAACCTCAACAACTGAAAAGGAAACGACTACTCCGGAAGTAAGTACAGTGGAGATTACTGAGTCTACCTCTGCTGCTACCTCGCCTAGCACGGCCTCTAGTAGTATATCAACATCAACAACTGAAGAGGAAACGACTACTCCGGAAGTAAGTACAGTCGAGATTACAGAGTCCACCTATGCTGCTACCTCGCCTAGCACGGCCTCTAGTACTATATCAACATCAACAACTGAAGAGGAGTCCACTACTTTAGAATTAAGTACAGTGGAGATTACTGAGTCTACCTCTGCTGCTACCTCGCCTAGCACGGCCTCTAGTAGTATATCAACATCAACAACTGAAGAGGAAACGACTACTCCGGAAGTAAGTACAGTCGAGATTACAGAGTCCACCTATGCTGCTACCTCGCCTAGCACGGCCTCTAGTACTACATCAACATCAACAACTGAAGAGGAGTCCACTACTTTAGAAGTAAGTACAGTGGAGATTACTGAGTCTACCTCTGCTGCTACCTCGCCTAGCACGGCCTCTAGTAGTATATCAACATCAACAACTGAAGAGGAAACGACTACTCCGGAAGTAAGTACAGTCGAGATTACTGAGTCAACCTCTGCTGCTACCTCGCCTAGCACGGCCTCGAGTACTATATCAACCACAACAACTGAAAAGGAAACGACTACTCCGGAACTAACTACAGTCGAGATTACTGAGCAAACCTCTGCTGCTACTTTGCCTAGCACGGCCTCGAGTACTATATCAACATCAACAACTGAAGAGGAAACTACTACTTCAGAAGTAAGCACAGTGGAGATTAACGAGTCAAGCTCTGCTGCTACCTCGCCTAGCACGGCCTCGAGTACTATATCAACCTCAACAACTGAAAAGGAAACGACTACTCCGGAAGTAAGTACAGTGGAGATTACTGAGTCTACCTCTGCTGCTACCTCGCCTAGCACGGCCTCTAGTAGTATATCAACATCAACAACTGAAGAGGAAACGACTACTCCGGAAGTAAGTACAGTCGAGATTACAGAGTCCACCTATGCTGCTACCTCGCCTAGCACGGCCTCTAGTACTATATCAACATCAACAACTGAAGAGGAGTCCACTACTTTAGAAGTAAGCACAGTGGAGATTACAGAGTCCACCTATGCTGCTACTTCGCCTAGCACGGCCTCTAGTAGTATATCAACATCAACAACTGACGAGGAAACGACTACTTCAGTAGTAAGCACAGTGGAGATTACAGAGTCCACCTCTGCTGCTACCTCGCCTAGCACGGTCTTGAGTAGTGTATTAACCTCAACGACTGAAGAGCAGTCTTCTACTTCGGAAGTAGGTTCAACGGAGGTTACTGACTCAACTGTAATAAATGTTAGCGGATCTTCGTCATTAGGCACATCACCTGAGGCAGATGAAAGTACAGTTTCGCCAAATAGTAGCATTGGCACGACATTATCAGCTTCTACTGAGAAGACTACGCCATTATTTCCTGAGAGTACGACAGGTGGAACTAGTGGag AGTACCCATCTTGTGCGAATATTAATACAAGTGAACCAGTTTATTTTCCTCATCCTAAAGTTTGTTCAAAGTTCTATGAATGCTGTAATGGTGTGTTAACTCTCAAAAAGTGCCCTAATGGATTGCACTTTAATCCTTCTACTCGGGCTTGTGGTTACCCTCAAAATGCAGGGTGCTTAAAAGAAACGACTATAGCTACAGAACCTACATCTGTAGTAACACCAGCAACACCAGTGTCTTCAGAAAAGACATCAGTATCAACAACTCCGACGTCTCGTCCAACAACTTCTAAAATAACTTCTGTTGCACCTTCTAAATGTCCTGCAACTAACGGAGAATATGCTGTGCATATTTCACATGAAAGTAATTGTTCTCTATTTTACACATGTGATCATGGcagaaaaatattacaaagatGCCCACCGGGATTACGTTTTAACCCTTTTAAGCAAGTTTGTGATTGGCCTCGAAATGTAAAATGCATTGTTTTATCTCGTTTCTAG